Within Bacillus sp. FJAT-45350, the genomic segment TAGCCTCCTTCAATTGGAGCATCAAATTTCTCGATATAAACAGGTAAATTTATTTTTGTGTCGGGAATTATCAATCGTAATGGTTTGTTTTCCTTATTCCATGTTCTGAACACCTCAACAACCTCTTGTGCATTCTTTTCAACAATCACTGGCAACTGTCTACTTGGTCCAGGTAACAACCCATATAATATTACTTTTTCTGGGTTACGTCCCCTAGGCATATCAAAAGCTCCACCGTAAATTGTTGTAAAGGACATAGTCCTAGCCCCAAAATGAAAATCAATCTTTTCAGGAGGGATAGGCAATGTAACAGCTGTAGTTGTATTTTGTAATAATAAAGTAACTTTTAACAACTCTATTCCTCCTAATTTGTTGTGTTTGCAAAGAATTCTCGTAAAGATTGATAGATTTCTTTTGATACAGGTTCAACAATTTGTTTTGCTAGTGACTCTAGGTCTTTTGCTTGGTTAATTCCACTTCCATCAACAGCAACACTCACAGTAACTGGCATAGAGCCAATCATTACTCCGCCAAAACCACTATTAGACCCCATGCTGCCCATAGAGCCTACTAAACCACCGTCTGCATAAGGTTTAACACCTAACTTTGACCCTACTTGTTCATATAAATCCATCGCACGGCTTCTTCTACTACTTGAAAGTGGGATAATCGCTTCTGGACCCGCTTCGCCGACAAGGCCTAAATGCGGACGGTTAATAAATCCTCCGTTTGCATAAGCTTTAGCAGATTCTCTTCCGCTTCCAAAGCCACTTGTTACGCGATTCCATATAGACGATCCCCAATTCTTGGCACTGCCTATGATTCCTTCTATATAACCAGGAATGCCGCCTATCCAAGTAACTACTGAATCATAAGCATTTTTTGCATTACCCGAAATTTCATTGTAGATATCTGTCCACCAAGCTCCTACTTGACCAGGTAAACCAGACCACCACTCATCTATACCAGTGACCGTATCACTTACATACTGTCCAACCTCACCTGGTACCTGTGACATCCATTCCATTGTATTGTCATACAGACCACCAAAATATTCAGTAGCCTTATCAGGAAGTTGGGAAAGTCTTTCTGAAGAATAACCAATCATGTAGCCTAGAACCTCAGGTACACTTTCTCCCATTTCATTCAGTTTCTCTAGAGCGCTATCCTTGGCATCAGTGAACCCAGTTACTACCGTATCTTTGAATCCTGATAGGTCAACATCTCCTATCCAGTCGTAAACGACCTCTCCTAATTTGCTTCCACCAAGACCACCAAGAGCACCACCAAGAGCACCACCAACAATACCACCTATGGCAGTTCCCACTCCCGGTACCACACTTCCGATTGCTGCACCACCAGCAGCACCTGCCATAAAGCCACCCCAACCACCAGCAGAACTAGCTATCATTGCACCACGGTCTTCTTCTTCTGCATTTGCAATATTCATAACATCCATTCCAATAGCTAAGGGTCTAGCAAGTCTACCAAGTGTGCCAAGCGCTCCACCAGCAACAATTCCACTAGCAGGAGGACCACCTTTATCTCTTCCAAATGGATTTAATCTCTGGTACCATGGGGTTCTTCTTGCAGAACGTGGTCCTGTTGGTTCATCATTAGATCCCCAACTTCCTAATGAACGCTGATACCAAGGTATTTGTTGTGATTGCCTATGTTCTTGCCTTCTTGAAGTATTACTTCTTCTTGTCGGAGTAGGTTCGACAGGCGCTCGTCGTCCATCTCTTACTCTAGTATCTCGTCGTTCTTGTTGCTGTTTCCTTCGGTTATCTTTTCTTGAAGTGTGACGATTCCATCCTGTTTTGCCTAAATCCCAACCACCTTTAAATAACTTTCCTAATGGTCCTAATAATTTAAAAGCCCCACCTAATAAAACACTTTGAAATAATATAGAGGCAATATTCCCTCCTGCACTTTTTTCTAAGCTTGGTAAAGTGTCAAGCCATACATCTCTTAAACCCCTAGCTATCTTACCGCCTTCAAGTTCACCTAGAAACCCTTCTACAAAAGATTTCCCTGCAATAACACCAGCATTTGCATAATCGCTACCATCATCAGCTACCCCTAATGCGCCCAGAATAACACCGTTTAGTGTATTCCCAATTTTAGAACCTGTGTTTCCCATGAAAGATGAAACAATGTCTTCACCGTCATCATTCCACCACTCTTTAAATACCTCATCTAATTTATTAAAGGTGAATTGAACTTTGCCGCCAAAATCTAACTCCATAAACTCTTCATTTTCTAAAAAGTTGTCTTGAACAAAACCGATTGACAACTCTATACCGTCAATAAGCCTTCCGCTGTGCTTGGCTGCGAAGTCTTCAACATCTTGCCCAAGCGAGGCAATAAGCTCCTTATTTTCACCCCGCCATTGTCTAAACCTTGTAAGCATTGGACCAAATGTTCTTTCCAAACCTTGTCCCCAACGATAGACAAATGTTTCATTGAAAAAAGAGCGCACACCTAAAAATAAGTTACTTAGGTTGGCACTCATCTTTTCCATTAGACCATTAAACCCTGAAAGCTCCTCTTCTACTAGTGGCCATATGTCAGTAATATCTTTACCACTATCCGCCAATTCTTCTAATCTAGCACGAGCGGAACCATCAATAGCACCCATTTCTTGTAGTCGAGAAGTCATCATTCCTATAGGATTACCTGAATCCATTGCATCATACAAACGCCCCATCCAAATGGCCACGTCAGTAAATTCATGTTGAGTACCAGCAGCAATATCCCCAACCATTTCGAGTCCTTTACCAGTGGAAAGAGCCCCTTTTGTAAATACCTCTAAAATTCGAGAAGACTCAAAGATTTCATCTCTAGTAAAAGGTGTGTTGCCGGCGAAAGTAACAAGCTCGTCCATTCTATTTTTTGCCGCTTCTGCACTTCCTAACATAACCTCAAATGCAGTAGTTATATTTTGCCTATCAGCAACCATCTTTAAAGGAATAATGACTCCACCCGCGACTCCACCTGCCATCCCTAACATTCCTAGTGTGGATGTAGCAGCGCGAGCAATCCCTCGAATAGGTCTAGTCGCTAAATCAACTGCTCTTACAGTGATGTTGTAACCTCTACTTACAACACGATTGGCATAATTACCCACTGAATTTATAGTCCTAGATGCTCTATCAACCGCTGATATGGTCATTTGCCATCGAGAGTTTTGTAATCTTTGCATTCTTCTTTCCGTACGTGTAGCAGTATTCTCAAACTCTGATACACGCCTTTGAGCTCGTCCTATACCGTCGGAATACTGGTCATTTACAGTGATGGGTATTTCTATACGATATACTTCCTCTTTAGACAACCCTCATCACCCCTTTTTAAAAAGACTTGCTAATGCAGCTGCTTGATTAGCTGGACCTTTCATCATTTCTTCTTTATGCTTCCATGCAGCTGCAAGTGCAAATGCTTTACGTCCTTCTGTTTCATTTAAAATTTCATCGGGCCACTTTCCGTTCGTCATAAAAATAATACGCAGAAGGTCAGTTACCCCTCCTGCGTCCATTAGTTTTTTACTTCTTCAGTATAATTGACAACTCCGACACCTGATAGTTCATCAATTAGTGTAATTAAAGCGTCTTTTTCTCCTGCTAATAACACTTTTTCAATAACCTCATGCCCTGTTAAGACGTTTAGTCGTTCCCACAACTTTTTGTTATCCCATATCTTTTTACGATCCTCTGGAATGGTTGCATGATAGATTGTCAGGTTATTCCCTTTTACTGTATCTACTTCTTCGACAAACTTACGGCCATTTTTCCCGTTACTATACTTAATTGATGCTTTCTTACATTTATCGTACACAGAATCGTCTATACCCATTACAGTAAAAGAGAAAAGTACTTTCCCTTTGCGAGAAATCTCTACTTTTCGTGTGTTCGATTTTTTCTGTTCATGAGCCTCTAATATACCAGCCAGAAGCTCATCTTCATTTTCTAGCAATTCTTCTCTTTCTTCCTGTGTAACCTCATTCTTACTCATAATTCATTCCTCCTACATTTATAATTGATTAAGAAGCTCTCCCGCGTAGCACACCAGTAAAGTTTAATACTGCATCAGGTTGCCCTTTTTTAAGCCCATTATTAATTTTCGCTAATAGAGTCGCATCTTTAATAACCGTTTCTGTAAACGTCAATGTAATTGTGTAGCTCATTGGTATAGACCACGTAATCTTTTCTCCCGCTGGATTATAATCACTATTTGTGACATTGATTTGTGCATGCCAAGTATTTACTTCTGCTAGGAAGTTACCATCTCCATCGTAAAGTTCCCCATCATAACCTCTCATGATATTTCGGGGGTCCAGCTCTCCGTTATCGACTTGTTCTTGAAGGTCTAAAGGCATATTCACTCTCCAAGACCATTGTCGATTAATGACTTCCCCCGGCTGAACATTGGCAATATCAATGGAACCGTCTGGTACACACTGTCTAAATATATAACGACCGTCTGACATATAAATCCCTCTCTTTCAAACTAGTATCTGAATCCAAAGTCTAAGTAGAAGCGTTCAATACTATCTAAATCTATTAAGTTATCGAACTTAAACCATGCACTATCTCCCTCTGGTGGATTTTTGGGGTCAATTATTAGCGCTCCACTTACACCCGGCATACGTTCTATGATTTCATTTACAATAGTAATTACATGTTGCCTTCCGTCTTCATCGTTATCAAAATCTCCTGCTCTTGGATCTAATGTAAGCACAACGCGGTCTATCAGTTCGAAGCGTGTACGAGTACGGCGGATTTTTTTCCATCCTTCATCTTCAATTTCTGCAAGGGATACTTTTGTATTTATACCATAATCAATTTGAGCAAGACCTTGCCTTGATACTGAGAATACTAACATCCCAGACTTAGTAGCCTCGTTGTATTGTGGTGATGTTAACTCTCCTACTACACCCACGCTTCCTTGAATTACATGACGTGTCATGCTTCGTGTATGAGGACCTGATATTGTTTCTCCCATCACACGCGCTATTGCTTCAGCTCCTTCAACTTCCCTTTCATCAGCAGTTAGGAATCCGTTTCCGACATAGACCATGGCAAAATCATTAAATGATTTTGCATTTTGTGCACGAGTTTCAAAATCAATATCTGACTTTTCGCCAACGAAACCAATAATACGGCTGCCTTCATTCAATCGACGATTTACATAAGCCTGTAAACTCATATGAACTTGCATATCTGTTGTATCTGTACAAATTCCATCAAAGAATTTTGTATCTAAGGTTGGAAATGTATCAGCGTAATCAGAAGCAGTCATAGTAGGGTCAGAACCATCTGTGAACTCCTTATTTAATACAATATCTACTTCTCCTGATGTAAATTCTCCGCTTGGTACTAATAAATAGTTACTTTGTTCGTTAATAGCATCGGCTAATGCTTGTTTTTCATTATCGCCTGAGAATGTTACTTTATCTATTTGCTTTTGTCCTTCAAATAAAAGTAGCTCTTTTTCTGTCCCATCTAATGACTCCCGAACAGTAACATTGAATTTACGTGACGTAGGATACTTGGTTTCGATTGTTACACCAGAAAGGTCAACTGTTGCTACCGTTCCACCATTACCTCCACGAACTGCATAAATGACTCTTGCACCACCAGTAAATATTTGTTTTATGATTTCATTATCTCCAAGCTTGGTCATAGTTTCGGGAGTAATGGTAGTAACATCATTTACTTTCCCCCAAGTAGCTCTTAAAACGCTTGCAGCTAAACCTACTGTCCCTGTCGCTAAACTTGTGCCACCAGCATTATGCCAAGTGACATATGTTCCTGGTCTCGGTTTTTGTTCGCCTAGTACAAATAATTGTCCAGCCATCTATTTCACCTTCTTCTTTTTGAAATTTTCAAGTGCTTCTTTTACTTCTACTTTTGTAAATTCAGTTTTCTCAAGACCATGTAATGCACCTGCTAACACTTCTACACCAACACCAAATGCACTAGGCGTAGCCAAAATTTCCTGTTTACTGTATGCTGGTTCCTGAGTTTTTTTTTCTTGCGAGTACTTACTTTCTTCTTTAGACTGTTCCTCCGACTTTTTGTTCGTCATGTTAACCCTCCTTCAAAGCCAAAATGATTTATTTTTTCTACAAATTCTTTTGTTTTTATGACACCGAAACGAACAGATAAAGTAATTTGACCAGCACGAAAAGGATCTGCCGAACTATCAGCAGAAACTCCTAAGAATTCTAATGTCGATTTGTCTTCTAGGGCTGTTCTTTTATCAATCGCTAATTGTTGCACAACATCTTTTATTAGCTGTGTCCTCTTGTATGTGTCAGCCATTATTAAATGACCATGGATTCTCACATTAAGCCATACTCCCCAATTCATAGGTTCGCTTGATGTGATACTCCCAAAACGCCAATAAAGCGCTGGATAAGCATCTGATGGTTGCCACCCTTCCGAATGTATCTGCAAGTCAGAAAAACGTCTTGTCGTCCAATTCTGTAAAGCTGAGATAGGGTCAGGGTCTGTTGTCTTGGCGTTTAACCATGCTAAAGAAAATACTTGAAACCGTAACCCTCTGGTAAGTACCTTTAAGGAGTCATCAATGGTATCTTCCCCATTGGTTCCTAGATATTCGATGTAGTGACTCTCACCATTTACTTCGAAAAAACGTTTATTCAATAATTTGATTGTTTTACGTGCTTCGATATCTAGTAACTGAAATGTTTCTTGTTTTACACAAGGCCATATTTCAATAATTGTTGTGAAATTCGCATAAGGATCACCTGCATCTTGAGCACCTTTTTGAACAACAAGATACGGTTTTTTTAATTGAGGACCAGCTGCAGCAGGTTCGTATACTCTTTCGAATCCTCCGTCTATTAAACGTTGCCTTATTTCAGTCCTCATAAATTACTTCCTCCAATACTCGCGCATATTACGTTTAATCGTGGGCCAATAGGAATCAGTAGTGGGTCGTATGATAGGACGTGCTCGCATCCCGGGATGAAGAATATTTACCTTACCAAAGACCGTTGCTCTGTATGGTCTATTAAAAGGTCCATGAATACCCGTACCATCCTCTAAAAAAGCACCATAATGCTTTCCGTGGGCTAGATATATAGATGCTCCAAAGGGTCTTAACTCTCCACCACCATGAAGGGCACCTCTTGCACCAGAACTTGCATTCCTGTCTTTCCAAGGCGCACTTTTCTTTGCCATACCCTCCATGTTTTTACCTAAGTTGTCAGCTAAGAGTACAAGTCCTGCTTTTTTTCGGTTGATGTTATCGAGAGTTTGTTGTCCTAATGAACCTCTTCTCATCTAACTCACCCTTTCTAACTCACACTGGTACCCTACAACCTCACCCATCATGAGCTGAGGAGTGACAGACCTAATTTGAAAGTGCATCCCCTTCCAATCGAATTTATATAATACATTTTTGTCAGATTGTAAGTTTGCTTGATAGTCAGCTAATAGACCGTAATGTGTTGCAGACTGTTTTTGTCCAATTTCTTTTGTTTCTAGTTGAACACGAGGTGTATCACTTTGATAAATACGAGCAATTAAACCGAATTCACTTTCAATAGTTTGAAAATAACCACCTGCATCAACCTTTTCTTCCATATGCACATGAATTTGAGCAGGGTTTTGTGAAATAGAAAAAGCGACGTGTTTACGCCGCATCTCTATCATATTCATTTACATCACCTCTGGTCGTTGCACTTTTAACATAAAACCAGATGATGAAACATCTACATCCCCACCAGCTAATTCTTTATAATGTGCTACCATTTTTAAGGCGTGGTCTAACCGATCTTTAAGAGGTGTTAAATCATACTTTTCTTGGCCGGTGCTATAAGACTCTATTTCACCTTGTAGTAATCCAGCACGAATAGTCCATACTTTAGAAGCAGTTGCATAAACTGACGAGGACTCTTCTAGAATCTCTCCTAATTCCTCATTATCAAATAAAGTTGCATCAACATCATTAACGTACTTCCTTAGTCGTTTGATGTGCTTCTCCTCATATTCCATTCTTATTCACCCGGCAGTGTGATTTCTTGGATATTTTCATCAACTGCCGCAAAGACTCCACGCCAGAAATCTCCAACTACTTGAGCCTCAACGAGACGTGTTAAATCACCAATTGTTGAGTTGATTTGTAACTCTTGTTTAATTAGTTCTTTAAAGCCACGCTTTGGTCTGATTAGGTAACATTTACCTTGAGCTACACCTGGGTATTGATAAGACTTCTTACCAACAGATGCTTCCCATCCGTCGTAATAAATTACATCTGTAATCCCATCTACACCACGATAAGGAGTAGCTTGAATTGTTAATGAAGCCATCCCCTCCTCGATTTGCTCACGGTCAGCTTCAGAAGCAAGAAGAACTGTTCCTGGGCGTTTAGCTGTACGCGTATCACTCAATGCTTTTCGTAACGTAGCTCGAGTTGATAAGGTCATGTGAGCACCATCCGAGTTATCGAGAGTCTTTCCTAACTCATTAACATATACGGCAGCGGTCTTATTCGCTGCTTTATATGAGTGCTTGATAATAGGCGCAAAGTGTAGGTGGTTTTTTAAAGCGTTATGTGCTTCACCGAATGCACGGTTAAGTAATTCAAGATTAAATGTCTGATTAAACATTTGAATTTCTTTCGTATACTCAAATCCGGCAGTATAACCTTTGATATATGCAATAGGTCCTTGCTCTGCTTGTAAGGATCCAAACTTTACTTCTTCACCCTCAATATGCTCAAAGAAAATGACAGAGCCATACTGCGCCCACTTTGCTTCAAACTCCTTTGGAAAGTTTGAGTCTTGAATTCTCTCATAAATTGGCTGGTAAAGAGTCGGTACTTGTTCTTTTCCTAACTCAACATCAAGCACTACTTTTCTCATAAACTCTTTACGAGTAGTAGAGTTAGTCATCATTTCACCAATCGGCTTTGCTAACTCGAGGGTTTCAAGACCACCATTTTCAATCTTCTTATCAACAAAGTCCATTTCTCCGTTAATCACAAAAGGGACCTGTTCACTAACCGTTTGTTTGCGACGTTCTTCTAATTTAGCTTCTCTGCTATGAATACGTGCCATCTATTACCCCTCCTTATACTTGTGGTCCAAGAATGAACCAAATCACATTATTTGAATCCTTACCTTGAGTTACACGACCTACACGACGATATTCATCTTCTCCACTGGAATCTGTTTCAGTAAATCTACTTGTTGATGCATTCCAGTAAATAGGAGCTCCTGGAGTGAATTCCTGAGTCGTACTTATTTGGCTTGTTTCATACTCTGCCTGCTCAATAGTAAGTACCACTTCAGCAGTTTCTCCTTCACCTGTCTTCACACTTTCAGTTGCAGCTCCAAAAAAGCCGCCTAACAAATAAAAGCGTTGAGCTTCAATTTCCGAGTTTTCCGGAACTGTTACTCTAACGCTTTTACCATCACTAATTTTTGCTCTAGTTACTTGGTACGTAGTACTTGGAAAAGGTTGTCCTTTGTATGGCATTGTTTATTCGCCTCCTTAAATTGTTGCACGGCGTGTACGAACTGCCGTTGCACTTTGATTTTGTTGTTGAACATTACCTACTCCAGCAGGAGGGTCAGTATGATATTTGCTAACCATATCCGCTACAACAGGGTCTTTCATAAAACTGTCCATCTCACCAGATAATTGCTCTTTGGTCATATCCGGCTGCAACTTTTCACGATGATATGACCATAAACGACCAATAGCGGTTTTTTCGTCACTCATATCTTTACGGACAGCATCAGATTTAACATTTTCAATCATCATTTCACCGACTACTTTTTCAAACTCAGCCGATTCAGCTACTTTAATTGCTTCCGCTGCTTTTTTAGCTGCTTCCACAACAGACATTTCACCGGATACTCCTAATGTCTCTTTCACTTGTTTTAACTCAGTTGCCACCGAATTAGTTTGTTGTAACCAAGAAGAATCAATCTCACCTGCTATTTGTTCCACACTTAATCCCATTTCACCCGCAATCATAGGCATTGTAATTTGTTTATTTGCCATCATTTTACCTAACTCTCTTAACAATTCATCTGGATTCATTTTCTTTACACCTCCGTTTTTTTCTGGACCTTCTCCATCTGTATCCCACATTTCACCTGACATAGCAACAATCGATGTTTTCATACCAGCACGGTCAAGCGGGGTCCAATCAATCGACATTCCATCATAATCCACTACCTGTGTTTCGCCATTAGCTTGTTGTAATTTTGGTCGTCCAAAGATAGATACTTGCTTAACACGACCACTACGGATCCAACGCTTTAAATCTTTTTGTGTAGCATCC encodes:
- a CDS encoding LysM peptidoglycan-binding domain-containing protein, which produces MLKVTLLLQNTTTAVTLPIPPEKIDFHFGARTMSFTTIYGGAFDMPRGRNPEKVILYGLLPGPSRQLPVIVEKNAQEVVEVFRTWNKENKPLRLIIPDTKINLPVYIEKFDAPIEGGYGDYRYTLALGEYRQLVITSIGSDGKVSTAASPTQNSKPRTHTVKSGDTLWRIAQDYYKDGSKYRDIFQANRDKIDNPDRIFPGQVLKIP
- a CDS encoding endoglucanase; the encoded protein is MSDGRYIFRQCVPDGSIDIANVQPGEVINRQWSWRVNMPLDLQEQVDNGELDPRNIMRGYDGELYDGDGNFLAEVNTWHAQINVTNSDYNPAGEKITWSIPMSYTITLTFTETVIKDATLLAKINNGLKKGQPDAVLNFTGVLRGRAS
- a CDS encoding phage tail sheath subtilisin-like domain-containing protein, with the translated sequence MAGQLFVLGEQKPRPGTYVTWHNAGGTSLATGTVGLAASVLRATWGKVNDVTTITPETMTKLGDNEIIKQIFTGGARVIYAVRGGNGGTVATVDLSGVTIETKYPTSRKFNVTVRESLDGTEKELLLFEGQKQIDKVTFSGDNEKQALADAINEQSNYLLVPSGEFTSGEVDIVLNKEFTDGSDPTMTASDYADTFPTLDTKFFDGICTDTTDMQVHMSLQAYVNRRLNEGSRIIGFVGEKSDIDFETRAQNAKSFNDFAMVYVGNGFLTADEREVEGAEAIARVMGETISGPHTRSMTRHVIQGSVGVVGELTSPQYNEATKSGMLVFSVSRQGLAQIDYGINTKVSLAEIEDEGWKKIRRTRTRFELIDRVVLTLDPRAGDFDNDEDGRQHVITIVNEIIERMPGVSGALIIDPKNPPEGDSAWFKFDNLIDLDSIERFYLDFGFRY
- a CDS encoding oligoribonuclease, encoding MTNKKSEEQSKEESKYSQEKKTQEPAYSKQEILATPSAFGVGVEVLAGALHGLEKTEFTKVEVKEALENFKKKKVK
- a CDS encoding phage tail assembly chaperone; its protein translation is MSKNEVTQEEREELLENEDELLAGILEAHEQKKSNTRKVEISRKGKVLFSFTVMGIDDSVYDKCKKASIKYSNGKNGRKFVEEVDTVKGNNLTIYHATIPEDRKKIWDNKKLWERLNVLTGHEVIEKVLLAGEKDALITLIDELSGVGVVNYTEEVKN
- a CDS encoding DUF2190 family protein, with translation MPYKGQPFPSTTYQVTRAKISDGKSVRVTVPENSEIEAQRFYLLGGFFGAATESVKTGEGETAEVVLTIEQAEYETSQISTTQEFTPGAPIYWNASTSRFTETDSSGEDEYRRVGRVTQGKDSNNVIWFILGPQV